TACACACTTCAGATATCAGTAATTTCACTGAATTTACACTGAATTTTTTATAATCTCTATCTAACAATCCTACCCCATAAGTTTCCCGAAAAGAAACTAATTGTTAATTTTCCGCTTATTGAGTTGATCTGTTTGAATATAATAAGTAGTGTTATCTTGAAATAATCATCTAAAAATTTATTAACTTTTTTCTCGCTAACTTAAATCAATATCAGGAATTGGAGGAGTAAATGAGTATGAGTGAGTTGAATCCTTATGAACTATTAGGAGTAAAGGAGGATGCTTCTTTTGAAGAGATACAAAAAGCTAAAAAAAAGTTGAAGGATAAATACGAAAATAACCCTCAACAACTGGAAAATATCGAGGTTGCTTATGATGCTATCATTATGCAAAGGTTACGTTTAAGACAGGAAGGAAAAATAAAAGTACCTGAACAAATTCGCTTTCCTGAAAAAACTGTAGAACCGAAAAAAGTGACAGTTATTTCTAATGCTCAAAAGAAAGCAAATATTTCTCTCTGGTTTAATAATCTAATTGATCAACCTTCTGGAAAAGAAATATTAATCAATAGTTCAATTTTTTTAGTTTTAATAGTTATTAGTATTTTTAATAATAGTAGTGAAACTTTACCTCTACTTTTAACGGTGGGAGTAGGTACTAGTTTTGCTGTTTTATATCGTAAACAAAGAGCTTTTTGGCGTTCTGTAGGGATAACTTTTATTACTTTTATTGTTGGTATTTGTCTGGCAAATGTTATTTTTAGCTTATCTCTTAATACTGGATTTAATTTAAGTCTTTCTGCAGAACAATTTGCTTCTTTATTTACTTTTTGTTTACTCTGGTTAGTTAGCAATTTTACTCGCTAATTTTTTCTGGTTAAAATTAATTGGTAATTATCGTAATTACCTTTTAACTTTTGCCTTTTTTAATATTACTTATTACTTATTTTTTATTTAGATACAAACTAATAATCCATTGGTTATTAAGGGATTAATTATGAATTGTGCCGTCAGGCATTATTGTGCCTTTTAAGTTGCAAGTTTCTATGTTAGTTCCTGTCAGATTAGCTTTTTCTAGGTTTGCTTTTCTTAAATCACAGTGATCTAATTTGGCATAAACTAAAGAAGAATTAATTAGATTGGCTTTTTTTAAGTTGGCATTGGTTAAGTTAACATGACTTAAATTGGCTTGTGCAAGGTTCGCTTTTTTTAAGTTGGAATTTTGTAAATCACTACCTTCTAAATCGGCGTGAAAAAGATTTGCTTTGATTAAATTTACTCCTTTTATTTCGGCGTTAATTATTCTTGTTTCACTTAAGTTTGCTTGGGATAAATTTGTGATTTCTTTTTTGCTTTTACTACTTAAATTTGCCTCTGTTAAATCTGCTTGAGATAGATTTGCTTTGTGTAAGTTTGTGGCGGTTAAATTCGTTTGAATTAATTTGGCAGATATAAGATGCGATCGAGATAAATTACTTTTATTTAGTGTACTATAGCTTAAGTTGGCATTATTTAATTGAGCTTGGGAAAAATCACTATTACTGAAATTACTTCTTTTTAAATTACTATGGGATATGTTAGCTTGTTTAAAATTAGTTTTTATGGCTGTTGTATTTTCTAAATTAACAAAAGATAAGTCAGCTTGATTAAAGTTTACTTGAGATATGTTATTGTTTTTTAAATTAGCCTTATGTAAGTTTGATGCTTTAAGATTTGCCTTTTGTAAATCAATTTTTTTCGAGTTAAAATGATATTTTTCTAAGTCACATTTTATACATTTATGATAGTTTTCTAACTTTAGTAGATCTTCTTTTTGATAAGCGTAAGCATTTAGGGTATTTTGACAGAAACAAAAAACGATACTTATTAAAAACACCAATATAGTTAATAGTTGTTTATTTTTGTTCATAATATATAATGGAATATCTAACTCTTTTGTTTTGTATGTTATATCATATTTTAAACCGATTTTTTTATATTATTAATAATTAGTAATATCTGCCATAGGTATAAAAGAAAAGACAATAATGTATTTAAGTAAATTAAATTTAAACTATTTTCGTAACTATATTCAATCAGAAATTAATTTCTCTAGTAATAAGATAATTATTTTGGGAAATAATGCCCAAGGAAAGTCTAATTTATTAGAAGCAATACAGCTATTATCTTGTCTAAAAAGTCATCGCACTAATAAGGATTTAGATTTAGTTTACCGCGATCGCATCTATGGTGAAATAAAAGGAGAAATTACTCGCAACTACGCAGATTATAGTTTAAGCATCTTATTTCCTGCAAAAGGGAAAAGAGAATTAAAAGTAAATTATGAAAAAATATCTCGAAATATAGACTTTTTAGGTATTGTTAATACAGTTTTATTTTCTAGTTTAGACCTTGATTTGGTGAAAGGTTCTCCCGAATATAGAAGAAATTGGGTGGATAACCTTTTATTACAATTAGAGCCAGTTTTTAGCTATATTATCAAAGAATATAATCATGTATTAAAACAAAGAAATAGTTTATTAAAAAGATTGAAAAAACAAGGTATAACTAATTATGAAGATTTATCTCAAACCACTATTTTAGAACTTAATATATGGGAAAATAAACTAATTGAAAATGCCTGTAGAGTAATGCGCAGAAGAAAAAGAGTTTTAGATAAATTAGAGCCTTTAGCAAGATTATGGCATGACAAAATTAGTAATAAAACTGAAAAATTAGAAATTATTTATCACCCCAATGTAACTTATGATCGTGACGATATACAAGAAATAAAACAAAAAATTCAAAGGGAAATTGAAGATAAAAGAAACACAGAATTGCTAATGGGAGTGACATTAGTCGGTCCTCATCGTGATGAAATAGAATTTGTGATTAATAAAAGTGTAGCTAGAAATTATGGCTCTCAAGGGCAACAACGTACATTAGTATTATCTCTCAAATTAGGGGAGTTGCAATTAATTGAACAGATTATCGGAGAAACCCCTTTGCTACTACTAGATGATGTGATGGCAGAATTAGATTTACAAAGACAACAACAGCTATTAGACTGTTTAGGGAATCGTTTTCAAACTTTTATTACAACTACTCACCTTAATTATTTTGATGAAAGATTACTACAAGAAGCACAAATTATTCGTGTGGAAAAAGGTAAAATTGTATAATAATTATATTTGAATTGGGGATATTTTTCGCCGTCAAAATTAAGAATATAGAAAAAATATTGTTTCGATTTTGTTAACTATTATTAATTAGATCATAATCTATTTATAATGTTTGGATCTGATTTCTAAGTTTGATAATAGGATAGAAAAAAATTTTGGAAGCGATCGAATTTTGGTTTTATCATATTAATGATAATTATTAAATATAGGTACTCTTTATTATCAGAATCCCATTAAATCAGTACTACTAAGGCAAAAAATTTCCATGACTGACTATAATCCGAAAAACTTTTTGATTTTGGCGGTAGATGACAATTCAGTAAATAGAATTCTTATCGAGAAAATACTCCGTAAAGAAGGCTATCAGGCTAAAATTTTAGCCCACAGTCAAGAAGTTTTACCCTATATGGAACAAATTAACCCTGACTTAATTTTACTCGATTTAATGATGCCCAATATAAACGGGTTAGAATTATGTCAACAAATAAAACTGAATCCTCATTTTCAAGATATTCCCGTTATCTTTATTACAGCTAGTGATGAAAAACAAGATTTATTAAAAGCCTTTGATTTAGGAGCTGTAGATTATATTACAAAACCCTTTCATAACCGTGAGTTATTAGCTAGAATAAAAACTCATTTAGAGTTAAAATTTACCAGAGACGAGCTAAAAAAAGCCTTAGTAGAATTAGAAAAACTAGCAACAACAGATGAACTAACAGGAATATCAAATCGTCGCAATTTTAGTACTTTAGCAGAAAGAGAATTTAACCTAGCAAAAAGACAAAAAAGATATTTTGCATTGTTAATTTTAGACATTGATTATTTTAAAAAAATTAATGATTCCCATGGCCATATTGCTGGAGATTTTGTGATTAAATCTGTGGCACAACAATGCGTTTTATCCATTCGTCAAGAAGATTTATGTGCTCGTTGGGGGGGGGAAGAGTTTATCATTTTTCTCTCTGAAAGTATGTTAGAAGATGGTATTGCAGTGGCAAGACGTTTACGTCAAGATATAGAAGAATTATCTGTTGCTTTTGAGTCTGAACAGATAAACGTTACCGTGAGTATTGGTGTGGCTGTGTATAACCCTGAAGACAAAAATGTAAATCAAACTATTATTCGTGGTGATATGGCACTATATCAGGCGAAAAATAGCGGTAGAAATAGAGTGGTGGATGAGAATGGTGTTTGTTATTTTTAAACATCTTTATCTTGGCTCTTCAGAGTGTGGTTATGATAAATTAAAGCCAAGAGAAAAAGTTAAAAGGGCAATGGGCAAAGGTAAATAGTGAATAGTGAATAGTGAATAGTTGATAATTACTCATTATTCCCCTAAACCTGCAACCCGCAACCTGTAACCTGAAACCTGACACCTACCAAACACCAATAATTTACATGAAGAGAAGTAATAGAGCCTTTATCTTTTGATTTTGTTGATAATCTTTTTGATGATTTGCCATTTATTTTTTTTGATTAAAGGGATATTTTGTTGATAACTTTGCTGATGTAGGAAAAATTCATTTATCTCTGATAAAATATTTTTAAATCGAACTTCTATAGATTCAATACGGTAGGGTTTTAATAGCTGTTCATGATCATTATCTTGCCAATTATTAACCACTTTTAAAATTCTTTGAACATCATATTCTTGAGAATAAACCCTTAATTTATAGCTATTAAAACTAGGATCTAAATAATCTGATAAAGCATCATTTATACTAGAAAAAACAGTGCAACCACAAGCCATTGCTTCTAGGGGAGGTAAACCAAAACCTTCTGTTGCTCCTGCTTGAATCCAATATTCACTTGAGTCATAAAGATAGACTTTGCTTTGATTAAATAATGTGGCTAAATCCTCTACCCATGAGTCAATCACAAATAAATTACAGTGGGGTTTTAAGGCTGGTATTAATTGTTTAAGTAAATATTGAGAGGATTTTCTTTTTTGTACTAAAACATCAATGGGGCGCTCTTGATGCCAGTTTTGATATTGAGGGGAAATTTCATTTGGTAAATGGAAAATTAGGGAATTAGGGGCATATCTTCCCCAGTAGGCTTGAGAGTGTTTGCTGACGGCAATTATTGGTACTTGTGGCGGTATTTTAAATTTATAACCTGTACTATGTGCTATGTAAACAACATTGCGATGTTTAAGTTTTGTTAAGAGTTTGTTTATGTGAGGTCCCCAGTGAATAACATAAATGTCAGAATTAGCCGTTGGAGTCTGTCTAATTATATCCTCTAAGTATAAAACATCCTTTTCTTTGCGTTCGTAGGTGACAGGATAAGCATTGGTAAGAGATTGTGCGATCGCCATAAATTTCATTTGAGCAATATGGCCACCACTATTGATGTGCATTTGAGGAAAGAGAAAATAGAGATTCATAGAGGAATAGTGAAGTTAGAAAAGAGGTGTCAGGTTTCAGGTTT
This is a stretch of genomic DNA from Cyanobacterium aponinum PCC 10605. It encodes these proteins:
- a CDS encoding CPP1-like family protein, with product MSELNPYELLGVKEDASFEEIQKAKKKLKDKYENNPQQLENIEVAYDAIIMQRLRLRQEGKIKVPEQIRFPEKTVEPKKVTVISNAQKKANISLWFNNLIDQPSGKEILINSSIFLVLIVISIFNNSSETLPLLLTVGVGTSFAVLYRKQRAFWRSVGITFITFIVGICLANVIFSLSLNTGFNLSLSAEQFASLFTFCLLWLVSNFTR
- a CDS encoding pentapeptide repeat-containing protein; amino-acid sequence: MNKNKQLLTILVFLISIVFCFCQNTLNAYAYQKEDLLKLENYHKCIKCDLEKYHFNSKKIDLQKANLKASNLHKANLKNNNISQVNFNQADLSFVNLENTTAIKTNFKQANISHSNLKRSNFSNSDFSQAQLNNANLSYSTLNKSNLSRSHLISAKLIQTNLTATNLHKANLSQADLTEANLSSKSKKEITNLSQANLSETRIINAEIKGVNLIKANLFHADLEGSDLQNSNLKKANLAQANLSHVNLTNANLKKANLINSSLVYAKLDHCDLRKANLEKANLTGTNIETCNLKGTIMPDGTIHN
- the recF gene encoding DNA replication/repair protein RecF (All proteins in this family for which functions are known are DNA-binding proteins that assist the filamentation of RecA onto DNA for the initiation of recombination or recombinational repair.); this translates as MYLSKLNLNYFRNYIQSEINFSSNKIIILGNNAQGKSNLLEAIQLLSCLKSHRTNKDLDLVYRDRIYGEIKGEITRNYADYSLSILFPAKGKRELKVNYEKISRNIDFLGIVNTVLFSSLDLDLVKGSPEYRRNWVDNLLLQLEPVFSYIIKEYNHVLKQRNSLLKRLKKQGITNYEDLSQTTILELNIWENKLIENACRVMRRRKRVLDKLEPLARLWHDKISNKTEKLEIIYHPNVTYDRDDIQEIKQKIQREIEDKRNTELLMGVTLVGPHRDEIEFVINKSVARNYGSQGQQRTLVLSLKLGELQLIEQIIGETPLLLLDDVMAELDLQRQQQLLDCLGNRFQTFITTTHLNYFDERLLQEAQIIRVEKGKIV
- a CDS encoding diguanylate cyclase, with protein sequence MTDYNPKNFLILAVDDNSVNRILIEKILRKEGYQAKILAHSQEVLPYMEQINPDLILLDLMMPNINGLELCQQIKLNPHFQDIPVIFITASDEKQDLLKAFDLGAVDYITKPFHNRELLARIKTHLELKFTRDELKKALVELEKLATTDELTGISNRRNFSTLAEREFNLAKRQKRYFALLILDIDYFKKINDSHGHIAGDFVIKSVAQQCVLSIRQEDLCARWGGEEFIIFLSESMLEDGIAVARRLRQDIEELSVAFESEQINVTVSIGVAVYNPEDKNVNQTIIRGDMALYQAKNSGRNRVVDENGVCYF
- a CDS encoding glycosyltransferase, coding for MNLYFLFPQMHINSGGHIAQMKFMAIAQSLTNAYPVTYERKEKDVLYLEDIIRQTPTANSDIYVIHWGPHINKLLTKLKHRNVVYIAHSTGYKFKIPPQVPIIAVSKHSQAYWGRYAPNSLIFHLPNEISPQYQNWHQERPIDVLVQKRKSSQYLLKQLIPALKPHCNLFVIDSWVEDLATLFNQSKVYLYDSSEYWIQAGATEGFGLPPLEAMACGCTVFSSINDALSDYLDPSFNSYKLRVYSQEYDVQRILKVVNNWQDNDHEQLLKPYRIESIEVRFKNILSEINEFFLHQQSYQQNIPLIKKNKWQIIKKIINKIKR